The proteins below are encoded in one region of Dasypus novemcinctus isolate mDasNov1 chromosome 13, mDasNov1.1.hap2, whole genome shotgun sequence:
- the LOC105745887 gene encoding Fc receptor-like protein 6, which yields MLAPAWTTAFSLTSVPSTATSPAGPMLLWTIVLLIVPCGGNHVWLHLEVQPNPVFEGDTLTLRCQKSKNAALSQVKFYKDGEVLHFSKASYLLWRGAATVKSSGLYSCSGQVTHVSQQGTQTSGTVKVQVQELFPPPVLRAVPSPKLHEGNLVLLRCQTELHPQRSASRLRFSFHKDGRILKHRGLHPELQISRVKEEDSGLYWCEASTDNGQVQKQSPGLEIRVQEPVSRPLLTIRHGAAGPAAGGTVELLCEAQRGSPPILYQFYLNEKILGNCSAPQGGATSLLFPVTSEQDAGNYSCEAENSVSRERSEPKKLSMDGPQVLSTPSHPKWLVPGLPLSLLGLMIIAAALLGYFRPWRRSEHHQNEKDGVTYSVVYTAPKKRKAMSESTSGKKDISTVYAEVRHSSRNLPPRARI from the exons TCTGGCTGCATCTTGAAGTCCAGCCAAACCCTGTATTTGAAGGAGACACCCTGACTCTGCGATGCCAGAAGAGTAAGAATGCAGCCTTGTCCCAGGTGAAGTTCTACAAAGACGGAGAAGTCCTTCATTTCTCCAAGGCCAGCTACCTTCTGTGGAGGGGGGCAGCAACGGTGAAAAGCAGTGGCTTGTACAGCTGCAGTGGGCAGGTGACACATGTCTCACAACAGGGCACACAAACCTCAGGGACTGTCAAGGTTCAAGTCCAGG AGCTGTTCCCACCTCCTGTGCTGAGAGCTGTCCCCTCCCCCAAGCTCCATGAGGGGAACCTGGTGTTGCTGAGATGTCAGACGGAGCTGCACCCCCAGAGGTCGGCCTCCCGGCTCCGCTTCTCCTTCCACAAGGATGGCCGCATCTTGAAGCACAGGGGTCTCCACCCAGAGCTCCAGATCTCAAGAGTTAAGGAGGAAGACTCTGGGCTTTACTGGTGTGAGGCATCCACTGACAATGGCCAAGTCCAGAAACAGAGCCCTGGGCTGGAGATCAGGGTGCAGG AGCCTGTGTCCCGTCCTCTGCTCACCATCCGACATGGTGCCGCCGGTCCTGCTGCAGGGGGCACAGTGGAGCTCCTctgtgaggcccagagaggctccCCTCCGATCCTGTACCAGTTCTATCTCAATGAGAAGATCCTGGGCAACTGCTCAGCTCCACAGGGTGGAGCCacctccctcctcttcccagtGACATCAGAGCAGGATGCCGGGAACTACTCCTGTGAGGCTGAGAACAGTGTCTCCAGAGAGAGGAGCGAGCCCAAGAAGCTCTCCATGGATG GTCCTCAGGTCTTGTCCACCCCCAGCCACCCCAAATGGCTGGTTCCGGGGTTGCCTCTGAGCCTGCTTGGCTTGATGATCATTGCTGCTGCTCTTCTGGGTTATTTCAGACCCTGGAGAAGATCAG AACATCACCAGAATGAGAAAGATGGTGTTACCTACTCTGTGGTGTATACAGCTCCGAAGAAGAGAAAAG CCATGTCTGAATCAACCTCTGGAAAGAAG GACATTTCTACCGTCTATGCTGAGGTGAGACACAGCTCCAGGAATTTACCGCCAAGAGCCCGAATATAA